In Paenibacillus sp. FSL R7-0345, a single window of DNA contains:
- a CDS encoding PH domain-containing protein: MTIFNGLLGNASQVELADVQREYAQILAPGEKIERAYKLIRDMFIFTDKRLILVDKQGVTGKKTQYHSIPYKSISHYSVETAGHFDLDAELCLYVSSSTLPLKKTFNKSVNIYEVQAVLSQYILK, encoded by the coding sequence ATGACGATTTTTAACGGTCTTCTGGGGAACGCGTCGCAGGTGGAACTTGCCGATGTACAGCGCGAGTATGCACAAATTCTGGCTCCGGGTGAAAAAATTGAACGGGCGTACAAACTGATCAGAGATATGTTTATTTTTACCGATAAGCGGCTGATTCTCGTCGATAAACAAGGTGTGACCGGCAAGAAGACACAGTATCACTCCATTCCCTATAAAAGCATCTCCCATTATTCGGTGGAAACGGCAGGCCACTTTGATCTGGATGCGGAGCTGTGCCTGTATGTATCGAGCAGTACGCTGCCGCTGAAAAAGACGTTCAATAAATCGGTCAATATTTATGAAGTACAGGCGGTGCTGTCCCAGTATATTTTGAAATAA